From one Eucalyptus grandis isolate ANBG69807.140 chromosome 9, ASM1654582v1, whole genome shotgun sequence genomic stretch:
- the LOC104420553 gene encoding cytochrome P450 93A3-like: protein MARCFYLSFGSFPCVVASSSETAKEFVKTHETSFSNRPSTVAIRCLTYGAADFSFAPYGRYWKFMKKICMTELLGGRTLDHFLPVREEEMETFLKGTLRKSQANEAVDVGQELTALANNIISRTTISRRCSATSEEASEVRTLVDEVGGLSGKFNFQDYIWFCKNVDIQGLGKAFEEMFTTGTGISAGVIQWALAELINHPDILNKAREETDSTTGNKRLVKESDLPNLHFLQAIVKKTLRLHPSGPLFTRESTQHCKIGGYDIAASTRLIVNVWSIGRDPNYWENPMDFVPSRFINGSGRSQIDVRGRHYELLPFGSGRRSCPWTSLALRVIQTTLAGLIQCFDWKVANGKENSVDMTEAAGIALLMAQPLVCVPVARDIPFLTI from the exons ATGGCCCGTTGCTTTTATCTCTCCTTCGGCTCGTTTCCTTGTGTGGTAGCTTCTTCCTCCGAAACGGCAAAAGAGTTCGTCAAAACCCATGAAACTTCCTTCTCCAATCGCCCGTCGACCGTGGCTATCCGGTGCTTGACTTATGGAGCGGCCGACTTTAGCTTTGCTCCCTACGGGCGCTACTGGAAGTTCATGAAGAAGATATGCATGACGGAACTTCTTGGTGGACGGACGCTAGACCACTTCCTTCCCGTTCGAGAGGAAGAAATGGAGACTTTCCTGAAGGGGACGCTACGGAAGAGCCAAGCCAATGAGGCGGTTGATGTAGGCCAAGAGCTCACGGCACTCGCAAATAACATAATCTCTAGAACGACGATAAGCAGGAGGTGTTCGGCGACTAGTGAGGAGGCCAGTGAAGTGAGAACATTGGTGGATGAAGTCGGGGGTCTGAGCGGGAAGTTCAATTTCCAGGATTATATTTGGTTTTGCAAAAATGTGGACATACAAGGTCTAGGGAAGGCATTTGAG GAGATGTTCACGACCGGAACAGGCATATCCGCAGGGGTGATACAGTGGGCTCTTGCAGAGCTCATCAACCATCCCGACATATTGAACAAAGCAAGAGAAGAAACTGACTCCACCACAGGAAACAAGAGGCTGGTCAAGGAGTCGGACCTGCCtaatcttcactttctccaaGCAATCGTCAAGAAGACTCTGAGGCTTCACCCATCAGGCCCTCTCTTCACAAGAGAATCAACTCAACACTGCAAAATCGGAGGCTACGACATCGCTGCGAGCACGAGGCTCATTGTCAATGTGTGGTCGATAGGGCGGGACCCCAATTACTGGGAAAATCCAATGGATTTTGTGCCTTCGAGATTCATAAATGGAAGTGGACGGAGCCAAATAGATGTGAGGGGACGACATTATGAGCTTTTGCCGTTTGGGAGTGGAAGGAGAAGTTGTCCCTGGACTTCTCTGGCTCTACGAGTGATTCAAACGACGCTCGCAGGTTTAATCCAGTGCTTTGACTGGAAGGTGGCTAACGGCAAGGAAAATTCAGTGGACATGACCGAAGCTGCCGGGATTGCTCTTCTTATGGCTCAACCCTTGGTTTGTGTTCCTGTAGCCCGTGACATACCGTTCTTAACGATCTAA